ACTGGGGTGTGTAGAGTAATGATAAATTTTTGAACTTTCATCTTATTTGGACCATTTTTTccctttatttttattggtaGTTTTCGGGTTGTGGGGTGGGGGTAAAATATGCTTATACTAGTTGGGAACGTGCAAGGAACAATGGGTTCTGTGGCTACCCCATTGAGTTTTGGAAGCTTAATGGGTGTGAGTTCCAATGGAGGAAGGTCCCGTTCTGTTGTGAGGAGGGTGTCCCTTTCAAGAGGTAACTCTATTAAGGATAAGAGGAGATGGCATTGTATATCACTGTCTGTGTGTAGATATTCTGTTACCACAACCGATTTTGTCGCTGACCAGGGAAATTCAGTGTCCCTTGATTCTAATAGTAGTAGAGGAAGCCAAGGTGGTGATGATGGTAGTGGTGGTTTTGTGCTTAAGCCTCCTCCTAAGCCTGTTTTGAAGTCCCAGGAGAATAAGGATAGTCCCCTTTTGGGCTCGAATTCAGAGTCCTGGGGGAATTCGCGGAATGGCGAGTCCCTAGATGATGATGTACAGGAGAGGAATAAAGTGATTGAGTCACTTGGTGAGGTGTTGGAGAAAGCTGAAAAGTTGGAAAGCCCCAAGTTGGATGATAAAAGGAATAATGGCTCAATAAATAAACCCACAGCGCCCAATACAAATGGTAATTCTAAGGTCAGTAAACCGGTAAATTCAGCTAAAACACAGAAGGCTAAAACCTTGAAGAGTGTATGGCGTAAAGGGGATTCGGTTGCAAATGTACAGAAGGTTGTTAAGGAGGTACCTAAGCCTAATAACAAGAGTGTGGTAGGGGAAAAATCTGAAATAGGGGCAGAAGAGAAGATAACATCCGAGTCTCGTGCTCCTCAGCCCTCATCAAAATCTCAGCCAATGTTACAAGCAAAACCTTCTGTAGCTCCACCACCAATAAAAAAACCTGTGGTGTTGAAGGATAAGGGGGCAGCTAATGCATCTGTTAAATCTAAAGAAAGGAAGCCTGGGCCGATCTTAATTGACAAGTTTGCTTCCAAGAAACCTGTTGTCGATCCTGTAATTGCTCAAGCAGTCCTAGCCCCTCCAAAACCAGGGAAGGGCCCTCCATCAGGAAAGTTTAAAGATGACTACAGGAAGAGAGGTGCTCCAGCTGGAGGAGCAAGAAGGCGTCTActaaatgatgatgatgatgtgatTCCCGATGAGGACACATCGGAACTCAATGTTTCTATTCCTGGTGCTgcaagaaaaggaagaaaatggAGTAAAGCGAGTCGAAAGGCAGCAAGGCTACAGGCTGCCAAGGATGCGGCTCCTGTCAAAGTTGAAATTCTAGAGGTCAGTGACAAAGGTATGCTGGTGGAGGAGTTAGCCTTCAACTTGGCAATCAGTGAAGGAGAAATCCTTGGATCTTTGTATGCCAAGGGGATCAAACCAGACGGCGTGCAAACTCTCGACAAAGATATGGTGAAGATGATATGTAAAGAGTATGATGTGGAAGTTATAGATGCTGATCCAGTCAAAGTTGAATCGTTAGCAAAGAAAAGGGAAATTCTTGATGAAGATGATCTTGACAAACTCAAAGATAGACCTCCTGTCATCACTATTATGGGCCACGTAGATCACGGCAAGGTAAGTGACATCATTCTGTGactctattctttcttttaCGCCTTATTTTTTCGGTCTGACTTCCTCTATTTTCGTATACTTATCGGTATTTTCAATTGGCAGACAACTCTTTTGGATTATATACGGAAGAGCAAGGtatgataataatataatattgcATCCTTTATTCTTTTTTCAGTTTCATTCATGATCAGGAATCTATAGGCTACATGGATATTTTCTTGTATAATTGCTATTGGTTATTAACATGTTTTAGGAAACTTTTATGCAATATAATTAGgtttaaaatagattaattaTGCTACATATGATGTCTGATGCGAAATATTTTCGTTCTTATGGTTGTCTCACATGTAACAATATTGTCCCTATGCTGTTTCAACCTTTGTAGGTTTCTTGGTTGGACTTTGTCCTACTTGTAATGTGGATATGCAATTCATATGATTTCAGTTTTAGGTATTAATGATTAGGGAAATAGAACATGGAAGATACTATGAGAATAAGAGATAGGTATTTTTCTTGTTACCAATGATTAGTAATAGATGTTTTATGTGTCGCTGTGACGTGCTATGCTGTTCCATGCTAGTCATGTGTGTCTTAGTATCTATAGATGATGGAATTATGTTATTGCCATACCTTAGCATACTAATGCACATTTGCATGCATGCTCAACACAAGCCTGATGCGCCAGTTGTTAACAGGTAGCTGCTTCTGAAGCTGGTGGGATCACCCAGGGGATCGGGGCTTATAAAGTAGAAGTACCTGTTGACAGAAAACCTTTGCCCTGTGTTTTCCTTGATACTCCTGGGCATGAGGTATACTCATTGCTAATTATCATTTCTATCCTTTTCCTTATACAtctgccaaaaaaaaaaaaaaaaaagaaattgtaTATTTCCTTCTTTAGGATCATGgttagattctgcaatttaaagGATGGCTCATTGACTTACCCTAGTGGTCTTGTGTGCAGTTTCTGGCTTAATTGTTTCCTATAATTAGCTTTGCTCTCTTCTTTCCTATAGATGATATGTTATGTGTGTTCTTGTAGGCGTTTGGGGCAATGAGAGCTCGTGGGGCAAGTGTGACAGACATTGCTATCATTGTTGTGGCTGCTGATGATGGCATTCGGCCTCAAACAAATGAAGCTATAGCTCATGCCAAAGCAGCGGGAGTACCCATAATCATTGCCATAAACAAGGCATGACAACAtgatttgtttgaattgaatgtTTAAATAAAGAAGATAGATCATCATTTAATAATTCTTGTTCATTACTTGGTGATTGCATTAGGATTTTTGACAAATCATTATATATTCTTTTTGAAACAGATAGATAAGGACGGAGCAAATCCTGAGCGAGTCATGCAAGAGCTTTCTTCCATTGGTTTAATGCCAGAAGATTGGGGTGGTGACACCCCAATGGTTCAGGTTTTTACCttatattttatactttttcaACTCTCATATTTTTTCTTATGCTTATGTAAGTTTATGGACAAtatgtttctttcttttttctttcatgACAGATAAGTGCTCTTAAAGGGCAGAATATAGATGATCTTTTGGAAACTGTTATGCTTGTGGCTGAGGTAATTTGTTTATCTTTGGTGTGTTGactaattaaactcatttaagCCTCCAACTATTCTATCTTGTTCTCCAATTAATTTATAGATTCTAATGTTTATATGTTCAGAAAAGATAAGTCCGTatagaaaacaaaatgaagatATATGGACTTTGAAACATTCATTTCCATTTCCTTTATATTAGATATACATTTATAGATTACAATTTGATACAAAATTTATATGGAAAAAAATATTACCATTAAGTGTTGCTGACatcttgatttaattttctgtgattttttgGGAATATGATGTCTATTGACTAATTGATGGTGTTTGGTGGGGCTTTCTTTTAGCTGTGTTTCACACTGACCCCTAATTATCACTTATTTAGTTGCAAGAGTTGAAAGGAAATCCTGATAGAAGCGCAAAGGGAACAGTCATAGAGGCAGGTCTTGATAAATCAAAAGGACCTTTTGCTACCTTTATTGTGCAAAATGGTACCCTCAGAAGGGGAGATATAGTAGTTTGCGGAGAAGCTTTTGGAAAGGTTGGTGGATATTTAAACTTTTGGTCATGGAAATTTTTCTCTATTTGCATTGCTTTGTTGCCTCTGCAATTTTTAACATCCTTTGATTTGGTTCTTTCAGGTGCGAGCTTTGTTTGATGATGCTGGAAAGCGTGTTGATTTAGCTACACCCTCTATTCCCGTACAGGTTTGTTAATTCTTAGTACAGAAGAAGGCATATGATGTGTTGCTAGATTTTTTCTCATATTCATTTAGAAATGATTTGAATTCATTATGTGATGCAATAATGGTTGGCTTGACATTTCTCTGATCCGCATTTAAAAGTGAATTCATTTACATGTGCGCATTGAATTATTAGATTGCACAAGGTTTggtattattatatattatctttttGAGTAATTGGGAATATCTGATATTGAGGCAATGACAGATTTTTGTCTTCAATCCAAATCCTTGGGGCCAACTTGAAAGTTAATATAAATGAAATCTTCATTTAAAAGTTAATTGCATCAGAAAAGCTTTTCAGCAGCGGAGAACATCAAACAATTATGGACTTTTGATTTATCATAGTTGACATCTCCGGTCACTTTTTAAATACTATGCACATTTTAGGTTCTAAATGCATGCCAAAAATCAGACCCATTAAAGAATTATCTGAAATCTGTTTTCTGTCTTCTGTTCATCTTTGCAGGTTATTGGATTGAATAATGTTCCGATTGCCGGTGATGAATTTGAGGTTGTTGAATCCCTTGATACTGCACGTGAAAGAGCAGAATCCCGTGCTGAGTTGTTGCGAAATGAGCGTATTTCTGCAAAGGCAGGGGATGGCAAGATTACCCTTTCTTCCTTAGCTTCTGCAGTTTCATCAGGAAAGCTTTCTGGACTCGACTTGCATCAACTAAATATTATCTTGAAGGTTGATCTTCAGGTATAGTCACTTCTACAAGTCTTCTTGGATTCGTAAAGCATAGTATTGATCTTAACTTTATGGATCAACTTACCTGGTTGAATTcattaaattttatatcataGATATCTTGTAGTGGTTTTATGTTATGTATTGGATCATTAAAATAAGAGCATAATTTGTGTAACTTACCAATGTATTTAGTGCCTAAATGTACTATATGTTACCTACTAGTACATTAAAGAGCATTGAGTATTTGTTGCAGGAAAAACTGTATTTATCAATACAGGAAGTGGACCAATATACATAGCtaataataataagcaaatattaTCTGGCCCATCATTTTGATGCGAAGCTATTTGTCAAGACATGCATTAAGGTGTTAGATATATATTTGTCTGCGAAAGCATTTTGGTATAAATGTAATTGTTTTCTGAAAcccaaatctcagttaggcctCTATGAAATAGCCATCAAGTCCCTAACCAAGAACTAGCCATCCGCCCCCACGGCATTGTCATCAGGGTGGCTGAACTGGCGGCAGCTGTATTATTAACAAAAAGAAATATCCATTACAACCAAAGTTTGTATATCCCTATAACTAGATTTATTAACACATCTGACATATTCTCTAGCACTTCTCGCTTATGCATGTACAACTTATTGCATACACTAGTTATTGCAGAATATTCAAACTCGAGAGAGGATTTAGATAAATGTATTTTGAATCTAGCTTATTCGAGAAAACACTTCTATTATCTTGGTCATTGATACCtataaaagtaatatatattaaattctatctcatatcatattatatataatacatttCCAAATTTGTTATATGCCAAATATTTGCTACGGTTAAAATATACAAAGAAGCAATTAGTTCCTGCATTTACTACTTAAAATGTTTCATTGATAATCACTTTTGTGATTGTTTCACCCgaaatcaaaatatattttccttgcTCTTGCCCAGGGATCCATTGAAGCTGTCAGACAAGCCCTGCAGGTGCTACCACAAGATAACGTCACATTGAAGTTTTTATTGGAAGCAACAGGCGATGTAACCACAAGTGACATTGATCTTGCAGTTGCAAGCAAAGCaattatttttggatttaaTGTCAAAGCACCAGGTTCGGTGAAAAGCTATGCAGATAATAAAGCTGTTGAGATTAGATTATACAGAGTCATTTACGACTTAATCGATGATGTCAGAAATGCAATGGAAGGGCTCTTAGAGCCTGTTGAGGTACATCAACATATCTTTTATTGTATACCCTTTTAGTGTAGATTATGCATATGAATTTACACACTGATTATTGATGACATTTAAGTATGTTATTGTTTGTAAAGAAAACATCTAATGTATTTTAAAGCACACTACACTTCCTAAGGGGAGTTTTGGAACAATGGTTGAGTTGTCTCCACATGACTGAGGTCACGGGTTCAAGCCGTGGAAACAGCCACTGATATAATTATTAGGTTAGGCTGCATACATTACACCCTTTGGGTTGGTCCTTCCCCGAACCTTGCGATGCTTATGCACCGGACTGCCCTGAGACTACACTGATCTTCCTGTTCTATTGGGCAGTAATGGTCATAAATTGGGTCCTTTTCCGACAGTTATGGGGTTAGGGATCCTTTTCTTTGTGTGTTCGAGTAATGGTAATTGGCAAGTGTCTTAGGatcttccttttctttgtcCCAATTGTCCACAAATTTTCGGTGGTGAAAAGGTGGTCAAATTTTGCCCATAGACAGAGACATTTTGTCTGTTTTTGTATCTATTTCCTTCTCCAAATAGGTTTGTATCTCTTAGCATCTCTGTATTTTTTACTCGAGACAGTTACCAAATTAGAACTTTGAACTTTGGTTGATGAGCACTAGGGCATGCTTTATTTGCCTTTATCTTCACTCTGACCTAAATTACTGAACATTCTGCTGTAAACTAACTGCTATCTTTTTGCAGGAGCAAATAAAAATTGGCTTAGCAGAAGTGCGAGCCACATTCAGCAGTGGTAGTGGTCGTGTTGCGGGATGCATGGTTAATGAGGGAAAGGTGGAGAAAGGATGCGGTATTCGAGTCATTCGGAAGGGAAAAGAAGTTCACGTTGGTACTGTTGATTCTTTGAGACGGGTAAAGGAGATAGTTAAAGAGGTATGTCTTTACTTCAAAGTCCTACTTCCCATGATGCTAAAATTACCGTGTCTGATATTTCTTGTGTCTAGTCATGTTAGAAATTATAGTCTCActgaagattttttttttaaattattaactcATACCTCATGCATTTTGGATAGGACTGTCAAACGGGTTTGCCCAGCCTGCCTAAGTCCACGGGTTATGCGGGATAGACCGTTTAACTTTTGTTTGTTCACAGGTTTCAATTTTCAATCCCGAATTGGTTTTGCTGGCCCGACGGGTTATATGGGCtggtttatttatattttatttttgaaaaaaaaattgaataaaaaatccAGTTTTAAGCGTAAAAGAAAATTTGGACAAAAAAATCactttttgggaaaaaatcttAAACAAACAGCTTTTTAGTGGGTGGGTTGGGGGAAATATTGGAGA
The Arachis stenosperma cultivar V10309 chromosome 7, arast.V10309.gnm1.PFL2, whole genome shotgun sequence genome window above contains:
- the LOC130940918 gene encoding translation initiation factor IF-2, chloroplastic, which encodes MLILVGNVQGTMGSVATPLSFGSLMGVSSNGGRSRSVVRRVSLSRGNSIKDKRRWHCISLSVCRYSVTTTDFVADQGNSVSLDSNSSRGSQGGDDGSGGFVLKPPPKPVLKSQENKDSPLLGSNSESWGNSRNGESLDDDVQERNKVIESLGEVLEKAEKLESPKLDDKRNNGSINKPTAPNTNGNSKVSKPVNSAKTQKAKTLKSVWRKGDSVANVQKVVKEVPKPNNKSVVGEKSEIGAEEKITSESRAPQPSSKSQPMLQAKPSVAPPPIKKPVVLKDKGAANASVKSKERKPGPILIDKFASKKPVVDPVIAQAVLAPPKPGKGPPSGKFKDDYRKRGAPAGGARRRLLNDDDDVIPDEDTSELNVSIPGAARKGRKWSKASRKAARLQAAKDAAPVKVEILEVSDKGMLVEELAFNLAISEGEILGSLYAKGIKPDGVQTLDKDMVKMICKEYDVEVIDADPVKVESLAKKREILDEDDLDKLKDRPPVITIMGHVDHGKTTLLDYIRKSKVAASEAGGITQGIGAYKVEVPVDRKPLPCVFLDTPGHEAFGAMRARGASVTDIAIIVVAADDGIRPQTNEAIAHAKAAGVPIIIAINKIDKDGANPERVMQELSSIGLMPEDWGGDTPMVQISALKGQNIDDLLETVMLVAELQELKGNPDRSAKGTVIEAGLDKSKGPFATFIVQNGTLRRGDIVVCGEAFGKVRALFDDAGKRVDLATPSIPVQVIGLNNVPIAGDEFEVVESLDTARERAESRAELLRNERISAKAGDGKITLSSLASAVSSGKLSGLDLHQLNIILKVDLQGSIEAVRQALQVLPQDNVTLKFLLEATGDVTTSDIDLAVASKAIIFGFNVKAPGSVKSYADNKAVEIRLYRVIYDLIDDVRNAMEGLLEPVEEQIKIGLAEVRATFSSGSGRVAGCMVNEGKVEKGCGIRVIRKGKEVHVGTVDSLRRVKEIVKEVNAGLECGIGLEDFDDWVEGDILEAFNSVQKRRTLEEASESMAAAVEGVGV